The following are from one region of the Pseudodesulfovibrio piezophilus C1TLV30 genome:
- the cysS gene encoding cysteine--tRNA ligase, with protein sequence MRLYNTLARQKQEFTPIHENKVNMYVCGITAYDLCHIGHARSSVVFDVLYRYLRHKGFDVTFIRNFTDIDDKIIKRANEVGKEAGEIAEKFIGEFYVDMDRLSVNRADIEPKCTEHIPEMIALTQHLIETDHAYATPSGDVYFRVRSFEDYGKLSGRNVDELESGARIAPGEEKQDPLDFALWKGAKPGEPSWESPWGQGRPGWHLECSAMSEKYAPLPLDIHGGGQDLSFPHHENEIAQSEAATGKPFAKYWVHNGFVQINSEKMSKSLGNFFTIRDILDKFLPETLRYFLLTMHYRSPLDFSFEALEEAEKGIKRIYSALAQADVELAKTQWKKSPFPEELVTELDEIEKHWVEAMEDDMNTAGALGHVFSAIRLTGRIVEDKNLRKSEGGRDMLLRIMDDMKTWGAVLGIFECQPEDFLVELRDNRAVRSDIDPVRVQKLLGARKEARANKDFEKSDAIRDELMAMKVEVKDTPQGATWDVL encoded by the coding sequence ATGAGACTCTACAATACCCTGGCGCGGCAGAAGCAGGAATTTACCCCGATACACGAAAACAAGGTCAACATGTATGTGTGCGGTATCACCGCTTATGACTTGTGTCATATCGGACATGCCCGTTCCAGTGTGGTCTTTGATGTACTTTACCGCTATCTGCGTCATAAGGGTTTTGATGTCACATTCATCCGCAACTTTACAGATATTGACGACAAGATCATCAAGCGGGCCAATGAGGTCGGCAAGGAAGCGGGCGAGATAGCTGAAAAATTCATTGGTGAATTTTATGTGGACATGGATAGGCTTTCCGTCAACCGAGCTGACATCGAACCGAAATGTACCGAACATATCCCGGAAATGATCGCATTGACTCAACACCTTATCGAGACAGACCACGCCTATGCCACCCCGTCGGGCGATGTCTATTTTCGTGTTCGTTCCTTTGAGGACTATGGCAAGCTTTCGGGCCGGAATGTGGATGAGTTGGAGTCCGGGGCGCGCATTGCTCCGGGCGAAGAGAAGCAGGACCCTCTCGACTTCGCCCTTTGGAAAGGAGCCAAGCCCGGCGAGCCTTCCTGGGAATCTCCCTGGGGGCAGGGGCGTCCTGGCTGGCATCTCGAATGTTCCGCCATGAGCGAAAAATATGCTCCGTTGCCGCTGGATATCCATGGTGGCGGACAGGATTTGTCTTTTCCGCACCATGAGAACGAGATAGCCCAATCCGAGGCGGCCACAGGGAAACCGTTTGCCAAGTATTGGGTCCACAACGGGTTTGTGCAGATCAATTCGGAGAAAATGTCGAAATCTCTTGGCAATTTTTTCACCATTCGGGATATTCTGGACAAATTTTTACCTGAGACGCTGCGGTATTTCCTGTTGACCATGCATTACCGCTCTCCCCTGGACTTTTCGTTTGAGGCTCTTGAGGAAGCGGAAAAAGGCATCAAGCGCATTTACTCAGCCCTGGCGCAGGCCGATGTGGAACTTGCCAAGACTCAATGGAAGAAATCTCCTTTCCCGGAAGAGCTGGTCACGGAGTTGGACGAGATCGAGAAGCATTGGGTCGAGGCCATGGAAGATGACATGAATACCGCGGGAGCGCTGGGGCATGTGTTTTCCGCCATTCGCCTGACCGGACGCATTGTCGAAGACAAGAATCTGCGCAAGTCGGAAGGGGGCCGGGATATGCTCCTTCGCATTATGGATGACATGAAAACCTGGGGTGCTGTCCTGGGGATTTTTGAATGTCAGCCAGAAGATTTTCTGGTGGAACTGCGCGACAACCGAGCCGTACGTTCCGATATTGATCCGGTCAGGGTGCAGAAGTTGCTCGGTGCTCGCAAAGAAGCTCGTGCCAATAAGGATTTTGAAAAATCTGACGCCATTCGAGATGAATTGATGGCCATGAAAGTTGAAGTGAAAGATACCCCGCAAGGGGCGACGTGGGATGTCCTGTAG
- the ispD gene encoding 2-C-methyl-D-erythritol 4-phosphate cytidylyltransferase has translation MNRPLKNTWSIILAAGSGSRLGEAAGGVRKQYLEFKGAPLFWHSARTFSRVAGVKGVVFVFPPEDVIPMEKQLRQFFKAEELGLRWKVCAGGERRQDSVRHGVAELPRDCDGVLVHDSARPFVSARLVRELIDCLDQGAQAATPGLSITDTIKRVADGVVTETLVRAELRSVQTPQIFETALLMQAHEQAVQEGWDVTDDASMVERIAEVIVIPGEQGNIKITTPQDLAKLEEPRVTVPCVGWGYDVHRFGGEHDRPLVIGGVPIAGPYHILAHSDGDVLLHALADAILGTFGGGDIGTHFPDTDEKFSGADSSLLLKEVLAMADEAGARLVHADLTLIAQVPRMAPHSAQIAKNLCRVLGLERHQVNFKATTEEKLGFTGQKKGIKAVATVTALREV, from the coding sequence ATGAATCGACCTCTGAAGAACACATGGAGCATTATTCTCGCCGCAGGGTCCGGCTCCCGATTGGGCGAGGCCGCAGGTGGTGTTCGAAAGCAATATCTTGAGTTCAAGGGCGCACCGCTTTTTTGGCATTCGGCCAGAACATTTTCCCGCGTGGCGGGAGTCAAGGGTGTGGTTTTCGTTTTCCCGCCGGAAGATGTCATTCCCATGGAGAAACAGCTCCGTCAGTTTTTCAAGGCCGAAGAGCTTGGTCTCAGATGGAAGGTCTGTGCTGGCGGGGAACGCAGGCAGGATTCGGTTCGTCATGGGGTGGCTGAATTGCCTCGCGACTGCGACGGAGTTCTGGTCCATGATTCCGCCCGCCCATTTGTTTCCGCACGACTCGTCCGTGAATTGATCGACTGTCTCGATCAGGGCGCACAGGCTGCCACTCCCGGCCTGTCCATCACGGACACCATCAAGCGGGTGGCGGATGGTGTCGTGACCGAAACATTGGTTCGAGCAGAGCTTCGCAGCGTCCAGACACCACAGATTTTTGAGACCGCTCTCTTGATGCAGGCTCACGAACAGGCCGTCCAAGAGGGGTGGGATGTTACCGACGATGCCAGCATGGTGGAACGGATAGCCGAAGTGATCGTCATTCCCGGCGAGCAGGGGAATATCAAGATTACGACTCCTCAGGATCTTGCCAAACTCGAAGAGCCGCGTGTGACGGTTCCCTGTGTCGGCTGGGGGTATGATGTGCATCGATTCGGTGGTGAGCACGATCGGCCTCTGGTGATTGGCGGAGTCCCCATCGCGGGACCGTACCACATTCTTGCTCATTCTGATGGTGATGTCCTTTTACATGCCTTGGCCGATGCCATACTCGGCACATTCGGTGGCGGGGATATAGGCACGCATTTCCCGGATACCGATGAAAAATTTTCCGGCGCGGACAGTTCTCTCCTGCTCAAGGAAGTTCTCGCCATGGCCGATGAAGCCGGTGCGCGTCTTGTTCATGCAGATCTGACTCTTATTGCCCAAGTGCCGCGCATGGCTCCCCATTCCGCCCAGATTGCCAAAAATCTGTGCAGAGTACTGGGGCTTGAGCGGCATCAAGTGAATTTCAAGGCCACCACAGAAGAAAAACTTGGCTTCACGGGCCAGAAAAAAGGCATCAAGGCCGTGGCCACAGTGACGGCACTGAGGGAAGTTTGA
- a CDS encoding zinc ribbon domain-containing protein yields MYEKQIEQLIILQQVDDEIIILQEEIEKAPLELADLESQMSDFDERRTQIQERITLLKDQKKKLAVEIEEDAGKIKKSKNKLMLVGNTKEYHAMMREMDSLEKLNRMREEEQVAVNEELDRQDEATKALKEDMSGVQEQYDALKTTLDVRLAEAQKKLDSLNRKRKKACKVVPPPILGRYEFIRSRMQNPVIVPVSSGVCYGCHIMIPPQIYNDLQKGQQILSCPNCQRLIHWQRQGEDDE; encoded by the coding sequence ATGTACGAAAAACAGATCGAGCAATTGATCATTCTGCAACAGGTCGATGACGAGATCATCATTCTTCAGGAAGAGATTGAAAAGGCTCCTCTGGAGTTGGCTGACCTGGAAAGCCAGATGAGCGATTTTGACGAGCGTCGGACGCAGATTCAGGAGCGCATCACCCTCCTCAAGGACCAGAAAAAGAAACTGGCCGTTGAGATTGAAGAGGATGCAGGAAAGATCAAGAAGAGTAAAAACAAGCTCATGTTGGTCGGCAATACCAAGGAATATCACGCCATGATGCGCGAGATGGATTCTCTGGAGAAGCTTAACCGGATGCGTGAGGAAGAGCAGGTCGCCGTCAATGAAGAGCTGGACAGGCAGGATGAAGCCACTAAGGCCCTGAAAGAAGATATGAGCGGCGTGCAGGAACAGTATGATGCGCTGAAGACAACTCTGGATGTGCGTCTTGCCGAAGCACAGAAGAAATTGGACAGCCTGAATCGCAAGCGGAAAAAGGCATGCAAGGTCGTTCCCCCGCCTATCCTCGGGCGGTATGAGTTCATTCGTTCCCGTATGCAGAATCCGGTCATCGTTCCGGTCAGCAGCGGTGTTTGCTATGGCTGTCACATCATGATTCCGCCGCAGATTTACAATGATCTGCAAAAGGGACAGCAGATCTTGAGTTGCCCCAATTGTCAACGTCTTATCCACTGGCAGCGCCAGGGCGAAGACGACGAGTAG
- a CDS encoding Nif3-like dinuclear metal center hexameric protein — MKIKDILPIFRRLAPEENQSAWDNCGVQIAGSLGETDRVAVCLEPTPSMVSKCLDWEAGVILTHHPLYMKPKALDSNNMFMNVVRQMVNHGAWLYAAHTSLDTRPDGPAFWLGKALKLEDTRFLEVERGMAPIEVSFYLEESIDRKTADIWADSDGVHSVSQNRTGEVRVVCDEDSWSGVAGSIEFSLGHKPLFYIRSLTAPRREMGFGQVGTLPAPMPWDAFSEMLGGLIDREAYTVSGPKPATVRTVAYCGGSGASLIGEASQAGADVFITGDMKYHPAVETDICVADVGHFSLEEEMMRLFAMELDQVFGAVEVRFFKGEDPFRFHIRHDG, encoded by the coding sequence ATGAAAATAAAAGATATTTTGCCGATTTTCCGTCGTTTGGCTCCAGAGGAAAACCAGAGCGCCTGGGACAACTGTGGCGTGCAGATTGCTGGTTCGCTGGGGGAAACTGATCGTGTGGCCGTCTGTCTTGAGCCGACCCCGTCCATGGTGTCCAAGTGCCTGGATTGGGAGGCGGGTGTGATTCTGACCCATCACCCGCTTTACATGAAGCCCAAGGCACTGGATTCCAACAACATGTTTATGAATGTGGTCCGCCAGATGGTGAACCATGGAGCATGGCTCTACGCAGCGCATACTTCTCTTGATACCCGACCCGACGGTCCCGCCTTTTGGCTGGGCAAGGCTCTGAAACTTGAGGACACACGGTTCCTGGAGGTTGAGCGGGGCATGGCCCCCATCGAGGTGTCTTTCTATCTGGAAGAATCCATTGATCGGAAGACCGCAGATATATGGGCGGACAGCGATGGCGTTCATTCCGTGTCTCAGAATCGTACCGGTGAAGTTCGTGTGGTTTGCGATGAAGATTCCTGGAGTGGGGTTGCCGGAAGCATTGAATTTTCACTTGGGCACAAACCACTTTTTTATATTCGTTCCCTGACCGCCCCTCGGCGGGAAATGGGTTTTGGTCAAGTCGGGACGCTGCCTGCGCCCATGCCATGGGATGCCTTCTCGGAAATGTTGGGCGGGCTTATCGATCGGGAGGCGTATACCGTTTCCGGGCCCAAACCTGCGACTGTCAGGACGGTCGCTTATTGCGGTGGTTCCGGCGCATCTCTTATCGGTGAGGCATCACAGGCAGGGGCGGATGTCTTTATCACTGGAGACATGAAGTACCACCCGGCAGTTGAGACAGATATTTGTGTGGCGGATGTCGGGCATTTTTCTTTGGAAGAGGAAATGATGCGTCTGTTCGCCATGGAGTTGGACCAGGTTTTCGGGGCGGTGGAAGTCCGTTTTTTCAAGGGTGAAGACCCTTTTCGGTTCCACATCAGGCACGATGGATAG
- a CDS encoding DUF4911 domain-containing protein encodes MSKVGKSSRRRPRKRICPPPPLRSQRMYIRLDPAKIGLFRFLLEGYDNLGIFTVTNKFKGILQLWYSPHQKKEIRQFLQALRTEMDVEVVSTGLEKKTSLFGEKIS; translated from the coding sequence ATGAGCAAAGTCGGAAAATCGTCGCGCAGGCGGCCTCGTAAGCGGATATGCCCGCCACCGCCCCTTCGTTCGCAAAGAATGTATATCCGCCTTGATCCGGCGAAAATCGGCTTGTTTCGATTTTTGCTTGAAGGGTATGACAACCTAGGTATCTTTACCGTGACCAATAAGTTCAAGGGGATTTTGCAACTGTGGTATAGTCCTCACCAGAAAAAGGAAATCCGGCAGTTTCTGCAAGCACTGAGGACTGAAATGGATGTCGAGGTCGTTTCGACAGGCTTGGAGAAGAAAACGTCTCTCTTTGGTGAGAAGATCTCTTGA
- a CDS encoding methyltransferase domain-containing protein, protein MAHIAQDSLATIYFTFTWKSSHASHIENYLARNVSFTRDILPVGVKSRMRGLGEGDSVQMTLDPSEVPAFKPGKILDMPIARFQPNELDMRPRIGRYYPKYFIASVPGTRPDSTTPFRVVNVDRGGFKADLNHPMAGREVTMKAKVIEITDKSSAKGVLNRWPDIFFSGPGMQVRLLDSPTDFLGNEPFKREDEAGDADFYANPHRIHHLDNQARHNVQTAYGHLLTDGMDILDLMAGQTSHLPSALKPRSMTGLGLNKREMEDNTALTANSVHNLNEDPKLPFADNSFDAIISTGGIEYLTKPFEIFDEAARVLRPGGMFIVVFSNQWFQPKVVHIWRELLDFERMGLVSQYFIRSGEYEGITTYSDRGWSSSDAAKGEDGTPSSDPIYAVWATKR, encoded by the coding sequence ATGGCTCATATCGCACAGGATTCCCTGGCGACAATATATTTCACCTTCACCTGGAAGAGTTCTCATGCATCACATATTGAGAATTATCTGGCCAGGAATGTCAGCTTTACCCGCGACATTCTGCCTGTCGGCGTCAAAAGCCGCATGCGGGGACTTGGTGAAGGAGATTCCGTCCAGATGACGCTCGATCCATCAGAAGTCCCGGCCTTCAAACCAGGCAAGATTCTGGATATGCCCATAGCCCGCTTTCAACCCAATGAGCTTGATATGCGCCCACGCATCGGGCGGTATTATCCTAAATATTTCATTGCTTCCGTTCCCGGTACTCGTCCGGACTCCACTACACCATTTCGCGTGGTCAACGTGGACCGGGGCGGATTCAAGGCCGACCTGAACCACCCCATGGCAGGTCGTGAAGTTACGATGAAAGCCAAGGTCATCGAAATAACGGACAAAAGCAGCGCAAAGGGAGTGCTCAATCGCTGGCCGGATATTTTCTTCAGTGGCCCCGGCATGCAAGTCCGCCTGCTTGACTCTCCAACAGATTTTCTTGGCAATGAACCTTTTAAGCGGGAAGATGAGGCCGGAGATGCCGACTTTTACGCCAACCCGCATCGTATCCATCACCTGGACAACCAAGCCAGACACAATGTGCAAACCGCCTATGGACACCTGCTCACGGACGGCATGGATATTCTCGACCTCATGGCCGGACAGACTTCTCACCTTCCTTCTGCTTTGAAGCCTCGATCAATGACAGGGCTCGGGCTTAACAAGCGGGAGATGGAAGACAACACTGCACTGACAGCAAATAGTGTTCACAATCTCAACGAAGATCCCAAACTCCCCTTTGCGGACAACAGCTTTGACGCCATCATCTCGACCGGGGGCATCGAGTACCTGACAAAACCCTTTGAGATTTTCGATGAAGCCGCACGGGTCCTTCGCCCAGGTGGCATGTTTATCGTGGTCTTTTCCAACCAGTGGTTTCAACCAAAGGTGGTACATATATGGAGAGAACTCCTGGACTTCGAGCGCATGGGGCTCGTCAGTCAGTACTTTATCCGTTCTGGGGAGTATGAGGGGATAACCACGTACTCCGACCGCGGATGGTCCTCATCTGACGCAGCAAAAGGAGAAGACGGTACGCCCTCAAGTGACCCGATATATGCAGTTTGGGCGACCAAACGATAA
- a CDS encoding HD-GYP domain-containing protein has product MENSASVDEAKPVRKKRFGVFKISPFMVIPSRRVGFALFLKQGETYVLYAEKGVLLADIHKSRLTRLGVDHLYVKVEDYAAYTSYLQENLLQLLYDEDIPVAERARVWNDAAVSLAREAFTRDLPKRTGKREFLKIKKLVNSSLKFLARADAIRELTRFIAEGEEVFLHGIGVMVMTLSVMNTYVKDEDLLVAVGMGAMFHDIGKLELPETLFFRHRESLNKEERELVESHPALGVGVCSSLPLPQETLQCILFHHERMDGSGYPSGAHGEMLPSYVKVLSLCNEYDNLIRGTSLVKKLTPFEALTRIKSRKTAHDPEMLTMLISVLSKAKLT; this is encoded by the coding sequence ATGGAAAACAGTGCCTCGGTAGACGAAGCCAAGCCTGTTCGCAAGAAACGGTTCGGGGTCTTTAAAATTTCACCTTTCATGGTCATCCCGTCGCGGAGAGTTGGGTTTGCCCTGTTTCTCAAGCAGGGGGAAACCTATGTCCTTTATGCGGAAAAGGGCGTGCTCCTGGCTGACATTCACAAAAGTCGGCTGACTCGTCTCGGCGTGGATCATTTGTATGTTAAAGTTGAAGATTACGCTGCCTATACTTCCTATCTTCAGGAGAATCTCCTCCAACTTTTATATGACGAAGACATCCCTGTTGCAGAGCGGGCACGGGTCTGGAATGATGCTGCGGTTTCTCTGGCCCGTGAGGCTTTTACTCGCGATTTGCCCAAGAGGACCGGTAAGCGGGAGTTCCTCAAAATCAAGAAGTTGGTCAACAGCAGTTTGAAATTCCTGGCGCGGGCTGATGCCATACGGGAGTTGACCCGGTTTATTGCGGAGGGTGAGGAAGTCTTTTTGCACGGAATCGGAGTCATGGTCATGACTCTGAGCGTGATGAACACATATGTGAAGGATGAAGACCTGTTGGTCGCAGTCGGTATGGGGGCCATGTTTCACGATATCGGGAAGTTGGAGTTGCCAGAGACCCTTTTTTTCCGGCACAGAGAAAGCCTGAACAAGGAGGAAAGGGAATTGGTCGAATCCCATCCTGCCCTCGGTGTGGGGGTTTGTTCTTCCCTGCCGCTGCCTCAGGAGACGCTGCAATGTATTCTCTTCCACCATGAGCGCATGGATGGGTCGGGGTATCCTTCTGGTGCTCATGGAGAGATGCTACCGTCCTATGTCAAGGTCCTTTCCCTATGTAATGAATATGACAACCTTATTCGCGGAACATCCCTTGTTAAAAAGCTGACCCCATTCGAAGCTTTGACACGCATTAAAAGTCGTAAGACCGCACACGATCCAGAGATGCTGACTATGCTGATTTCTGTTTTGTCCAAGGCAAAATTGACCTGA
- a CDS encoding permease produces MNYFQTLVGPGNSAWVVKLAGSADFFVFAFVELAVLFVGISFLVGVINEFVPAEKIKSILSERQGRGYLAGAVLGAITPFCSCSTIPMTVGLLKARAGFGPTMTFLFTSPLVNPIIVGLFLTLFGAKTTALYVFMALVLAIFAGWGLHRLNFQRFIKDDLLDRGSLGGCACSTSTPGGGGDTSVTILPMAPAGVQNPAKGEPSRWNRIFHDALGQFLKLMPLITLGLVIGALLHGFVPSDVVARYAGADNALAVPFSALIGVPLYVRASTLLPIGLSLMGKGMSLGAVVALVIGGAGASLPEMIMLKGLFRWPVISAFLCSVFGMAITTGFVMNWLG; encoded by the coding sequence ATGAATTATTTTCAAACTCTGGTTGGTCCGGGCAATTCTGCGTGGGTGGTGAAGCTTGCAGGCTCGGCTGACTTCTTTGTCTTTGCGTTTGTTGAACTGGCTGTGCTTTTTGTGGGGATCAGCTTTCTGGTTGGGGTTATCAACGAGTTCGTTCCTGCGGAGAAAATCAAATCCATCCTGTCAGAACGGCAGGGCCGAGGGTATCTGGCAGGGGCTGTCCTGGGGGCCATTACACCGTTTTGCAGTTGTTCGACCATCCCGATGACAGTCGGCCTGCTCAAGGCGCGGGCAGGATTTGGACCGACCATGACGTTCCTGTTCACGTCCCCTTTGGTTAATCCGATCATTGTCGGGCTTTTTCTGACCCTGTTCGGAGCAAAGACAACAGCTCTCTATGTGTTCATGGCCTTGGTGTTGGCCATATTTGCGGGGTGGGGGTTGCACCGCTTGAATTTTCAGAGATTCATTAAGGATGATCTTTTGGATCGGGGAAGCCTCGGCGGCTGTGCCTGCTCCACATCCACGCCTGGCGGTGGAGGCGATACCTCTGTTACGATACTGCCCATGGCTCCGGCAGGTGTTCAAAATCCAGCCAAGGGGGAGCCTTCGCGGTGGAATAGGATTTTTCACGATGCCTTAGGGCAGTTTCTCAAACTCATGCCATTGATCACCCTTGGTCTTGTTATCGGTGCTCTGCTACACGGGTTTGTTCCCTCCGATGTGGTTGCTCGGTATGCTGGTGCAGACAATGCCCTGGCCGTACCATTTTCCGCCTTGATAGGTGTTCCCTTGTATGTGCGTGCTTCGACTCTGCTGCCTATCGGTCTCTCGCTCATGGGTAAAGGGATGAGTCTGGGGGCGGTGGTTGCGCTTGTCATTGGAGGGGCCGGAGCCAGTCTTCCCGAGATGATCATGCTCAAGGGGCTGTTTCGGTGGCCTGTGATTAGTGCTTTCCTCTGCTCAGTTTTCGGTATGGCGATAACCACTGGCTTTGTTATGAACTGGCTTGGCTGA
- a CDS encoding ArsR/SmtB family transcription factor — protein sequence MITCMSKEMELHAKRLGELGNLTRLSIFRVLVKAGRKGVAVGDVQKILDIPGSTLSHHISRMVNAGLVEQRRESRTLYCLPLMDAVKETADFLLSECCSGNIVPK from the coding sequence ATGATCACATGCATGAGCAAGGAAATGGAACTTCATGCCAAGCGACTCGGCGAATTGGGGAACCTGACTCGCCTGTCTATTTTTCGGGTGCTGGTCAAGGCAGGCCGGAAAGGGGTGGCTGTGGGTGATGTGCAGAAAATTTTGGATATTCCAGGATCGACCCTGTCGCATCATATATCACGGATGGTCAATGCCGGGCTGGTAGAGCAACGCAGGGAAAGCCGGACGTTGTATTGTCTGCCGCTTATGGATGCCGTGAAGGAGACTGCGGATTTTCTGTTGTCGGAGTGTTGCTCTGGGAATATTGTTCCAAAATAG
- a CDS encoding (2Fe-2S)-binding protein, with translation MKTERCGQLALKLLPWERRHERDVVESNTEEEMTMTKSMMDLPMNTKSTTCTCGGPAKYIETVCPCCGEKGMRVKAGTVRYLLTDTFREQAVEKIYGLCLSPDCSVAWYAQDGSHHFTVDQTDTPIWSKRGAEPAYICYCNRITREMIRHGVAVKGLRTMEEIVLLHRSEVTSACATRHPAGQCCEETFAQIIAEEVKESLGCRCS, from the coding sequence ATGAAAACTGAACGCTGTGGTCAATTGGCATTGAAGTTGTTACCATGGGAAAGAAGGCATGAAAGGGATGTTGTTGAGTCCAATACAGAGGAAGAAATGACCATGACAAAATCAATGATGGATCTGCCTATGAACACCAAAAGTACGACGTGTACCTGTGGTGGACCGGCAAAATATATCGAGACAGTATGCCCCTGTTGTGGTGAAAAGGGGATGCGAGTCAAAGCGGGAACCGTGCGGTATCTGCTCACGGACACATTCCGTGAACAGGCTGTGGAAAAAATCTATGGTCTCTGCCTTTCTCCAGATTGTTCTGTTGCCTGGTATGCGCAGGATGGGTCGCATCATTTCACGGTTGATCAGACAGACACCCCGATATGGAGCAAGAGAGGTGCCGAACCGGCATATATCTGCTATTGTAATAGGATCACCCGAGAGATGATTCGGCATGGCGTTGCAGTCAAAGGGCTGAGAACAATGGAGGAAATTGTCCTGCTGCATCGTTCGGAAGTGACTTCGGCCTGCGCCACCCGGCACCCGGCAGGGCAGTGTTGTGAAGAAACCTTTGCACAGATTATTGCTGAAGAGGTCAAGGAGTCCCTTGGCTGCCGCTGTTCCTGA
- a CDS encoding substrate-binding periplasmic protein — MRQRILIFFLCWILSTVAFTSITPAAEPSQVDFSFGTASPPDTFTHKYQKVLLTEAFKRNGLQLHVIYIPNLKEMTSQVNQMILDGDVHRVGSLTGRDGYPGYVRINFSTHTLEWGAYACSPLPVKGWKSLSTLGMTVGYRKGNFISKKNLTGTVPPRFLHEFQTQLDGFKALAAGEIAVFVMANQYTAQEFLCSKQFSDSGIRLLCVLSKKNMYAYFSKKHAALAPRIAKTLKNMKQQGFFEKTLLKIMGQ, encoded by the coding sequence ATGAGGCAACGCATTCTGATATTTTTTTTATGCTGGATACTTTCGACTGTTGCATTCACCTCGATTACGCCTGCTGCCGAGCCTTCCCAAGTGGACTTCTCCTTTGGCACAGCCTCGCCCCCGGATACTTTCACACACAAATACCAGAAGGTTTTATTGACAGAAGCATTCAAACGAAACGGGCTTCAACTCCATGTAATCTACATCCCGAATCTCAAAGAGATGACCAGCCAGGTTAACCAAATGATATTGGATGGGGATGTCCACAGGGTAGGCTCTCTGACCGGACGAGACGGATATCCCGGATATGTCAGAATCAACTTCTCCACGCACACCTTGGAATGGGGCGCATACGCATGCTCTCCTCTCCCTGTGAAAGGGTGGAAAAGCCTGTCCACGCTTGGCATGACAGTTGGCTACAGAAAGGGTAACTTCATCAGCAAAAAGAACTTGACCGGGACTGTCCCCCCCCGGTTCCTTCACGAATTTCAAACCCAACTTGATGGTTTCAAAGCTTTGGCAGCGGGAGAAATCGCGGTTTTCGTCATGGCAAATCAATATACGGCTCAGGAGTTTCTCTGCTCAAAACAGTTCAGCGACTCTGGAATACGATTACTGTGCGTTTTATCCAAAAAGAATATGTACGCTTATTTCTCCAAAAAACATGCAGCCCTGGCTCCTCGGATAGCGAAGACTCTCAAGAACATGAAACAGCAGGGGTTTTTTGAAAAGACCCTGCTCAAAATAATGGGCCAATAA